Proteins encoded in a region of the Aquila chrysaetos chrysaetos chromosome 25, bAquChr1.4, whole genome shotgun sequence genome:
- the ITPRIPL2 gene encoding inositol 1,4,5-trisphosphate receptor-interacting protein-like 2 has translation GGGGGGRSPPAGPVGGRPRGPNPRRAVPVYAVNLRVLWPLATAVCTALLCLYQALRAGAAGEGAAEAGSVPLLKGSALLLLGCLLARCCGAAGGGPRPGGVRPAGAGAAAGAAGSRRGALESFYARQLRLSPHVLGHSKAHVGRVVAELVRAAKAQGLQPGPLALSLRGDFVRVGSAYEQHKVRSPDCFDILVPLRLPAHLEPQPRSADGLGPRGAFLCGLRARAGRPRRCRPFAEGFCVELRGRSHLSSGLVLRWFQGHLQRCLGAVQYRLQERCRVSLSACPGRPPTLHIVPCSDYVCCHISMAVRLIPAIPLGDALYLTALPPEGPRGPSAPEALWGLNASRQEQRLLSWLKEQAPASSCHLKCLQILKGLRDLRGQGLEEPFCSQWGRVLSSYVLKTALFSLLLRGPLEAWDERFLVERLEDLVLYLRDCLRKQVLMHFFLGNASLPEAVALPRFLKEAAPVNLLAAFDGPTLDLAAFQLINTWIQAPHLIRMYSSPRYLRPAPAPCRHVAEAGQEPPGE, from the coding sequence ggcggcggcggcggcgggcgctcCCCGCCCGCGGGGCCGGtcggcggccgcccccgcggccCGAACCCCCGCCGCGCCGTGCCCGTCTACGCCGTGAACTTGCGGGTCTTGTGGCCGCTGGCGACCGCCGTCTGCACCGCGCTGCTCTGCCTCTACCAGGCCCTGCGGGCCGGCGCGGCCGGGGAGGGCGCGGCGGAGGCGGGCTCCGTCCCGCTCCTGAAGGGCtcggcgctgctgctgctgggctgcctgctGGCCCGCTGctgcggcgcggcgggcggcggccccaGGCCCGGCGGGGTccggccggcgggggcgggggcggcggcgggggcggcggggtcGCGGCGCGGCGCCCTGGAGAGCTTCTACGCGCGGCAGCTGCGGCTCTCGCCCCACGTGCTGGGCCACAGCAAGGCGCACGTCGGGCGCGTCGTGGCCGAGCTGGTGCGCGCCGCCAAGGCgcaggggctgcagcccggCCCGCTGGCCCTCAGCCTGCGCGGGGACTTCGTGCGCGTCGGCAGCGCCTACGAGCAGCACAAGGTGCGCAGCCCCGACTGCTTCGACATCCTGGTGCCCCTGCGGCTGCCGGCCCACCTGGAGCCCCAGCCGCGCTCCGCCGACGGGCTGGGGCCGCGCGGCGCCTTCCTCTGCGGCCTGCGGGCGAGGGCCGGCCGGCCGCGCCGCTGCCGGCCCTTCGCCGAGGGCTTCTGCGTGGAGCTGCGGGGCCGCAGCCACCTCTCCTCGGGGCTGGTGCTGCGCTGGTTCCAGGGCCACCTGCAGCGGTGCCTGGGCGCCGTGCAGTACCGGCTGCAGGAGCGCTGCCGCGTCAGCCTCTCGGCCTGCCCCGGGCGCCCGCCCACGCTGCACATCGTGCCCTGCTCCGACTACGTCTGCTGCCACATCTCCATGGCCGTGCGCCTCATCCCCGCCATTCCCCTCGGCGACGCGCTCTACCTCACGGCCCTGCCGCCCGAGGGCCCGCGGGGCCCGTCGGCCCCCGAGGCCCTCTGGGGCCTCAACGCCTCGCGGCAGGAGCAGCGGCTGCTGAGCTGGCTGAAGGAGCAGGCCCCGGCCTCCTCCTGCCACCTCAAGTGCCTGCAGATCCTCAAGGGCCTGCGGGACCTCCGCGGGCAGGGCCTGGAGGAGCCCTTCTGCTCCCAGTGGGGCCGGGTGCTCTCCTCCTACGTGCTCAAGACGgccctcttctctctgctgctgcgGGGGCCCTTGGAGGCCTGGGACGAGCGATTCCTGGTGGAGCGGCTGGAGGACCTGGTGCTGTACCTCAGGGACTGCCTGCGCAAGCAGGTGCTGATGCATTTCTTCCTGGGCAACGCCAGCCTGCCGGAGGCCGTGGCGCTGCCCCGCTTCCTCAAAGAAGCCGCCCCCGTGAACTTGCTGGCCGCCTTTGACGGGCCCACGCTGGACCTGGCCGCCTTCCAGCTGATCAACACCTGGATCCAGGCCCCGCACCTCATCAGGATGTACAGCAGCCCCCGGTACTTGCGACCGGCGCCCGCCCCGTGCCGGCACGTCGCCGAGGCCGGGCAGGAGCCGCCGGGAGAGTGA